In a single window of the Pontibacter russatus genome:
- the cobA gene encoding uroporphyrinogen-III C-methyltransferase, giving the protein MPDQEITPELYLMGAGPGDPELITVKAYKVLQRADVVLYDNLANKALLDFTKPDCENIYVGKRPYDRFTSQERIHELIQEKALSKQIIVRLKGGDPYIFGRGFEEVLFARSLGIRTHYIPGITSMQASGLLDIPLTHRAVSEGIWAITGTKKDGSLSDDLRLAMQSNATVVIYMGMKKAAEIAATYLDQGKGNVPVAVVQHASLPHQQSATGQVKDLPALISANHLTHPALIIIGWVVAVQEASPKA; this is encoded by the coding sequence ATGCCTGATCAAGAAATAACCCCTGAACTGTACCTCATGGGCGCCGGCCCCGGCGACCCAGAGTTGATTACCGTGAAAGCCTACAAGGTACTGCAGCGGGCCGACGTGGTGCTGTATGACAACCTGGCCAATAAGGCCCTGCTGGACTTCACCAAGCCGGATTGCGAAAACATCTATGTGGGGAAACGGCCCTATGATCGTTTTACCTCGCAGGAAAGGATTCACGAGCTGATTCAGGAGAAGGCGCTGAGCAAGCAAATAATCGTGCGGCTCAAAGGCGGGGACCCCTATATATTCGGGCGGGGGTTTGAGGAAGTGCTTTTCGCACGTTCGCTTGGCATCCGGACGCACTATATACCCGGCATCACCAGCATGCAGGCCAGCGGCCTGCTCGACATTCCGCTGACGCACCGGGCCGTGAGCGAGGGCATATGGGCCATCACGGGCACCAAGAAAGACGGCTCGCTGTCGGACGACCTGCGGCTGGCCATGCAAAGCAACGCCACCGTGGTGATCTATATGGGCATGAAAAAGGCAGCCGAAATTGCCGCCACCTACCTGGACCAGGGCAAAGGCAATGTGCCGGTGGCCGTGGTGCAGCACGCCTCGCTCCCGCACCAGCAATCCGCCACAGGGCAGGTAAAGGACTTGCCTGCGCTGATCAGCGCCAACCACCTGACGCACCCGGCCCTCATCATCATCGGCTGGGTGGTAGCCGTGCAGGAGGCCAGCCCTAAGGCTTAA
- a CDS encoding DUF4136 domain-containing protein — MKAIFFKNAWGLLLVLAACAPAIHVATEPAAGFQLSNYGTFAFYEVDASGDGLGPEYQPQLDDLQREITKQLESRGLTRAASDPDLLVNLGVVVNEEVQTRETNLRSDPPNYIGQRRYTWRSKEVEVGRYKEGTVSVHLVDSDRNELVWQGTAEAILRSKPAKLQEQIASAMEKLFSQVPQ, encoded by the coding sequence ATGAAAGCTATTTTTTTTAAGAACGCATGGGGGCTGCTGCTCGTGCTGGCGGCCTGTGCACCGGCCATACACGTCGCCACCGAGCCTGCCGCCGGTTTTCAGCTAAGCAATTACGGGACGTTCGCCTTCTATGAAGTGGATGCCTCCGGTGATGGCCTGGGCCCCGAATACCAGCCGCAGCTAGATGATCTGCAGCGGGAGATAACGAAGCAACTGGAAAGCCGCGGCCTGACCCGCGCCGCCTCCGATCCGGACCTGCTCGTAAACCTGGGCGTGGTGGTAAACGAGGAAGTGCAGACACGGGAGACGAACCTCCGGTCGGACCCGCCGAACTACATCGGGCAGCGCCGCTACACCTGGCGCAGCAAAGAAGTGGAGGTGGGCCGCTACAAGGAGGGAACCGTGTCGGTACACCTCGTGGACAGCGACCGGAATGAACTGGTGTGGCAGGGAACGGCAGAGGCCATCCTGCGGAGCAAACCGGCCAAGCTGCAGGAGCAGATAGCATCAGCCATGGAAAAGCTCTTCAGCCAGGTGCCGCAGTAA
- a CDS encoding STAS domain-containing protein, with amino-acid sequence MNITAQLIQRLKKTILDNWMGTQLSDQSLRFDLISEEELRKQSEELLNGLARAMASGNADNIYAVEYEPVTEILADISTTRARQGFSPRETVLYVLSLKQAIADILEQQLADQPEQLYREVMALNRLLDSLSIITFETFIKGREEVILRQTDEISEISTPVIRVWEGILALPIIGTLDSGRTQVVMENLLQEIVNTGSTIAILDISGVPTVDSLVAQHLIKTVSATRLMGAECIISGIRAEIAQAIVHLGIDLSSIKTRATLAGALQLAFSMSKLEVRAQDRTTNFGLKR; translated from the coding sequence ATGAACATCACGGCCCAACTAATACAGCGCTTGAAGAAAACCATCCTCGACAACTGGATGGGCACCCAACTCTCCGACCAGTCACTGCGCTTCGATCTTATATCGGAGGAGGAGCTCCGCAAGCAGTCGGAGGAGTTGCTGAACGGGCTGGCACGTGCCATGGCATCCGGCAACGCAGACAACATCTATGCGGTGGAGTACGAGCCTGTCACTGAAATTCTGGCCGATATCTCCACCACGCGTGCCCGCCAGGGCTTCAGCCCGCGCGAGACCGTTTTATATGTGCTGAGCCTGAAGCAGGCGATCGCCGATATCTTGGAGCAGCAACTGGCCGACCAGCCCGAGCAGCTTTACAGAGAGGTGATGGCCCTCAACAGGCTGCTCGACAGCCTTAGCATTATCACGTTCGAGACCTTTATCAAAGGGCGCGAAGAAGTTATCCTGCGCCAGACAGATGAAATCAGCGAGATCTCCACGCCTGTTATCCGTGTGTGGGAAGGCATCCTGGCCCTGCCGATCATCGGCACCCTGGACAGCGGCCGCACGCAGGTGGTGATGGAGAACCTGCTGCAGGAGATCGTGAACACGGGCAGCACCATCGCCATCCTGGATATATCCGGCGTGCCGACCGTTGACTCACTCGTGGCGCAGCACCTGATCAAGACCGTGAGCGCCACCCGCCTGATGGGGGCCGAGTGCATCATCAGCGGCATCCGCGCCGAGATTGCGCAGGCCATCGTACACCTGGGCATCGACCTCTCCAGCATCAAGACGAGGGCCACGCTGGCTGGCGCGCTGCAGCTGGCTTTCAGCATGAGCAAGCTAGAGGTGCGGGCACAGGACAGAACCACCAATTTCGGGCTGAAGCGCTAA
- a CDS encoding STAS domain-containing protein translates to MERIPILKMGPFLLVTIQVDLYDRLALGLEQDLVNMVSKTGARGVLIEISAVSIVDSFMGRIIGNIASMSRIMGAETVVVGMQPAVAITLVELGITLQGVHTALDVEKGMDLLLNKTGLDQLQKQEEPDEPAE, encoded by the coding sequence ATGGAGCGAATCCCGATACTAAAAATGGGTCCCTTTCTGCTGGTCACCATCCAGGTGGACCTTTACGACAGACTGGCCCTAGGCCTGGAGCAGGACCTCGTCAACATGGTGAGTAAAACCGGCGCGAGGGGAGTGTTGATAGAGATCTCCGCGGTAAGCATAGTCGACTCTTTCATGGGGCGCATCATTGGCAACATTGCCTCGATGTCGCGTATTATGGGTGCCGAAACGGTAGTGGTGGGGATGCAACCCGCCGTTGCCATTACACTGGTAGAGCTTGGCATCACCCTGCAGGGGGTACACACAGCCCTCGACGTGGAGAAAGGGATGGACTTGTTGCTAAATAAAACCGGGCTCGACCAGTTGCAGAAACAGGAGGAGCCGGATGAGCCTGCCGAGTAA
- a CDS encoding ATP-binding protein — protein MSLPSNETIRIVREQDVVLLLSRVREYSAQVSLQPLNQTRLITAASEMARNMLRYANGGRATIEALSKNARTGVKITFLDEGPGIPDIQQAMTSGFSTGNGLGLGLPGARRLVNEFDIQSKPGKGTCVTIIQWQDGR, from the coding sequence ATGAGCCTGCCGAGTAACGAAACCATACGCATTGTGCGGGAACAGGACGTGGTGCTGCTGCTGAGCAGGGTGCGCGAGTACAGTGCCCAGGTTAGCCTGCAGCCCCTGAACCAGACAAGGCTCATCACGGCAGCCAGCGAAATGGCGCGCAACATGCTCCGGTACGCCAACGGCGGGCGGGCCACCATCGAGGCGCTCAGCAAGAATGCGCGCACTGGAGTGAAGATCACTTTTCTGGACGAGGGACCCGGCATACCGGATATACAGCAGGCAATGACAAGCGGCTTTTCAACGGGCAATGGCCTGGGGTTAGGTTTGCCCGGAGCCAGGCGGCTCGTGAATGAGTTTGACATACAGAGCAAACCCGGCAAGGGCACCTGCGTCACCATTATCCAGTGGCAAGATGGACGCTAG
- a CDS encoding ATP-binding SpoIIE family protein phosphatase, translating to MDASPHQRFLVPDKTYSSMARRDIARLTESYGFSAPDTGRVNIVISELVSNLAKHTSGGGELLVRPVGSPVAGLEILCLDNGPGMADPARMLQDGFSTYGSAGEGLGAIKRQSDEFDLFSQPGVGTVVLCRIFKSGKRKEQPNTQELYEVGYVLAPKPDETVCGDGLAMEQRGADLYMLALDGLGHGASAREAAAQAAGVFTASPATAPAQALRDIHAGIRQTRGAVGLAARISGATQTISYCGVGNIGGRIFAPGAGPAGTGYSGIVSYNGILGHNMPNTLNSRRLDWGRGNLLVLHSDGLKSRWDLAKFPLLSRHRAATIAAVLYKTNSRQTDDTLVVVCKGKA from the coding sequence ATGGACGCTAGCCCGCACCAACGTTTTTTAGTCCCCGACAAAACCTACTCCAGCATGGCGAGGCGGGACATTGCGCGGCTGACGGAGAGCTACGGTTTCTCCGCCCCCGACACCGGCAGAGTAAACATTGTCATCTCGGAACTTGTTTCGAACCTGGCCAAGCACACTTCCGGCGGAGGCGAGCTGCTGGTAAGGCCTGTCGGCAGCCCCGTTGCAGGCCTTGAGATCCTCTGCCTCGACAACGGCCCCGGCATGGCTGACCCGGCACGCATGCTGCAGGACGGTTTCTCCACCTACGGCTCGGCGGGCGAAGGTTTGGGGGCTATCAAAAGGCAGTCTGACGAGTTTGACCTCTTTTCGCAGCCGGGTGTAGGCACGGTGGTACTCTGCCGTATATTTAAAAGCGGCAAGCGGAAAGAACAGCCGAATACGCAAGAACTTTATGAGGTGGGGTACGTGCTGGCGCCGAAGCCCGACGAAACAGTTTGCGGCGACGGATTGGCCATGGAGCAGCGGGGGGCCGACTTATATATGCTGGCCCTGGACGGGCTTGGCCACGGCGCCAGCGCCCGTGAGGCAGCGGCACAGGCGGCGGGGGTTTTCACAGCCTCCCCTGCCACCGCGCCCGCGCAGGCGCTGCGGGACATACACGCGGGCATCAGGCAAACCCGCGGCGCCGTGGGGCTGGCTGCCCGCATCAGCGGCGCCACCCAAACCATCAGTTACTGCGGCGTCGGTAACATTGGCGGCCGCATTTTCGCGCCAGGCGCTGGCCCGGCAGGAACAGGATACAGCGGCATCGTCTCCTACAACGGCATATTGGGGCATAACATGCCCAACACCCTCAACAGCCGGCGGCTGGACTGGGGGCGGGGCAATCTACTGGTGCTGCACTCCGACGGACTCAAATCGAGGTGGGATCTGGCAAAGTTCCCGCTCCTGAGCCGCCACCGTGCCGCCACCATTGCCGCCGTGCTGTACAAGACAAACAGCCGCCAAACCGACGACACCCTGGTAGTAGTATGTAAAGGCAAAGCATAG
- a CDS encoding ATP-binding protein, which produces MLRHILTINITNELDVVLAYKRAIQLSERLGMAQANQTKFATAVSEIGRNVVEHAGSGSIRYSLADEGGASCLEASIADRGRGIGNLGHILTKTKSPATGRGSGIPNSKRLVDYFHIESAPERGTTVTLRKRLPTLSSDVTKQLLDSWVRELDQELNISPYAEIKRQNVQLLELLDQLHARNIEAEQQLEEIRRLNTELQQSNLEIGTLLEEREQKNDLLQLSNENLDAFAHTVTHDLRAPLQNIYGIAAALEACIEAGQREEALLVFPLLRQQTQKMDRLITGILAYSLAGRQSIQKNNVELEPLLHQVIMSLNIPSGFQVEIQEDLPTLHTEEIFLFQVFSNILGNSIKHHDRPAEAVVHISGEVQGAAVVFTIADNGPGIPADKQQEVLHLYESDSTFSRPFSSGLGLSIVNKIIEVKAGKLWIESEGRGTSFKFTWPASEIVPAGPK; this is translated from the coding sequence ATGTTGCGTCATATCCTCACGATAAATATTACGAACGAGCTGGACGTGGTGCTCGCTTACAAACGCGCGATACAGCTATCGGAGCGGCTGGGCATGGCGCAGGCCAACCAGACCAAGTTCGCCACTGCCGTCTCGGAGATAGGCCGCAACGTGGTGGAGCATGCCGGCAGCGGCAGCATCCGGTATAGCCTCGCTGACGAGGGCGGTGCCAGTTGCCTGGAGGCCAGCATCGCAGACAGAGGCCGGGGCATCGGCAACCTCGGCCATATCCTCACCAAAACAAAATCTCCCGCCACAGGGCGCGGCTCGGGCATCCCGAACTCAAAAAGGCTGGTTGACTACTTCCACATAGAGAGTGCGCCAGAGAGGGGCACCACCGTTACGCTCCGAAAGCGGCTGCCGACCCTGTCCTCCGACGTCACAAAGCAACTGCTCGACAGCTGGGTGAGGGAGCTTGACCAGGAACTCAACATTTCGCCTTACGCCGAGATAAAAAGGCAGAATGTGCAGCTGCTCGAACTGCTGGACCAGTTACACGCCCGGAACATAGAGGCGGAGCAGCAGTTGGAGGAGATCAGGCGGCTGAACACGGAGCTGCAACAGTCGAACCTCGAGATTGGCACGCTGCTGGAAGAGCGCGAGCAAAAGAACGACCTGCTGCAGCTATCAAACGAAAACCTGGACGCCTTTGCCCACACCGTGACGCACGACCTGCGGGCGCCGCTGCAGAACATATATGGCATCGCCGCCGCCCTGGAGGCCTGCATCGAAGCCGGGCAGCGCGAGGAGGCGCTGCTCGTGTTTCCGCTGCTGCGGCAGCAAACGCAGAAAATGGACCGCCTGATAACCGGCATCCTGGCGTACTCGCTGGCAGGGAGGCAGAGCATCCAGAAAAACAACGTAGAGTTGGAGCCGCTGCTGCACCAGGTGATCATGTCGCTCAACATCCCTTCGGGCTTTCAGGTGGAGATACAGGAGGATCTGCCGACACTGCACACTGAGGAGATTTTCCTGTTCCAGGTTTTCAGCAACATCCTGGGCAACAGCATCAAGCACCACGACAGGCCCGCAGAAGCCGTGGTGCATATTTCGGGCGAAGTGCAGGGCGCTGCCGTAGTGTTTACGATAGCGGACAACGGCCCCGGCATCCCCGCCGACAAGCAGCAGGAGGTGCTGCACCTGTACGAATCCGACAGCACGTTTTCCCGCCCCTTCTCATCGGGGCTTGGCCTGTCTATCGTGAATAAGATTATAGAGGTAAAAGCAGGCAAACTGTGGATTGAGTCGGAGGGGCGGGGCACCAGCTTTAAGTTTACATGGCCCGCCTCCGAAATCGTGCCCGCCGGCCCGAAGTAG
- a CDS encoding response regulator gives MNSYNTPLDLVLLVDDDETTNYLNERLLNEMQVAREVRILTNGKEALDYLTKSYASPLDPEFKRPDLIFLDIKMPVMDGFTFLEEYERRGLDAGDHMIILMLTSSASFYDLERLKNFKKVKRHFSKALTRHDVREIMSDFFKVKKQQ, from the coding sequence ATGAACTCATATAACACTCCATTGGATCTGGTGCTGCTTGTAGACGACGATGAGACGACCAACTACCTGAACGAGCGCTTGTTGAATGAAATGCAGGTAGCCCGCGAAGTCCGGATTCTGACAAACGGGAAAGAGGCCCTGGATTATCTGACGAAATCCTATGCCTCCCCGCTAGACCCTGAATTCAAGCGCCCCGACCTGATCTTCCTGGACATCAAGATGCCGGTGATGGATGGCTTTACCTTTCTGGAGGAGTACGAGCGGCGCGGGCTTGACGCTGGCGATCACATGATCATCCTGATGCTGACCTCTTCGGCGAGCTTCTATGATTTGGAGCGTCTCAAAAACTTCAAGAAAGTGAAAAGGCATTTCTCGAAGGCGCTCACCCGGCACGATGTCCGGGAGATCATGAGCGACTTTTTCAAAGTGAAGAAACAACAGTAA
- a CDS encoding sll1863 family stress response protein, whose protein sequence is MDHYPLKPEHMKAPAHLSRAEIQQSLDELDSKIKVLKGRANATAADSNHTYHEHIAGLERKRELIASKLAAAEDTQSTWQELREGLDNLKNDITKLFK, encoded by the coding sequence ATGGACCATTACCCTCTAAAACCGGAACACATGAAAGCCCCCGCGCATCTGTCGCGCGCGGAGATACAGCAGAGCCTGGATGAACTGGACAGCAAGATTAAAGTGCTGAAAGGGAGAGCAAATGCCACCGCCGCCGACTCAAACCACACCTACCACGAGCACATCGCAGGCCTGGAGCGGAAGCGGGAACTGATTGCCTCCAAACTGGCCGCCGCCGAAGACACCCAAAGCACGTGGCAGGAATTGCGCGAGGGACTCGACAACCTCAAAAACGATATCACCAAACTCTTCAAATAA
- the paaN gene encoding phenylacetic acid degradation protein PaaN: MKQNLADKHRPVLDAAMHALHERTFFAHYPENPSPDIYGEQADREGRERYEAHLHRKFGELLQQDPEMWVGQEESPYEQQALGVQYPFFSPDTLVSRAEEAFHQWRKVRPADRAAILVESLERLRARFFEIAYATMHTTGQAYMMSFQASGPHAADRALEAIAAGLEEQTRFPEAAAWEKPMGKYSLKLNKTWKPVPKGVALVIGCATFPTWNTVPGMYASLVTGNPVIIKPHPKAVLPIAIVVAEVQRVLQEDGLNPNICQLAVDADDRLITKELAEHPQVKLIDYTGGTAFGNYIENLQGKTTFTEKTGVNSIILDSVEDLDKVAQNLAFSVTLYSGQMCTAPQNFFVPEGGIKVGGETVPYEEVVHKIADAVTALVNNPKAAPHILGAIQNTATMARVKDAAQLNGKEVLSTCDFQHPLFANARTCTPVIYEVDATDEESYSRELFGPIVLIIKTKDTSESVRIAKELAQRHGAISCGAYTTDPEVKEQIMDEMGLAGTPVSFNLTGGIYVNQNAGFSDFHVTGGNPAGNASFTNPEFVIKRFTWVGFREPAG; encoded by the coding sequence ATGAAACAAAATCTGGCGGATAAACACCGGCCTGTGCTTGATGCGGCCATGCACGCCCTGCACGAACGGACCTTCTTTGCGCACTACCCCGAAAACCCCTCTCCGGACATATACGGGGAGCAGGCTGACAGGGAGGGGCGTGAAAGATACGAGGCGCACCTGCACCGGAAGTTCGGGGAGTTGCTGCAGCAGGACCCGGAGATGTGGGTAGGGCAGGAGGAGTCGCCGTACGAGCAGCAGGCGCTGGGGGTGCAGTACCCGTTTTTCTCTCCGGATACCCTCGTCTCGCGGGCGGAGGAGGCTTTCCACCAGTGGCGCAAAGTAAGACCGGCCGACAGGGCGGCTATCCTGGTAGAGTCGCTGGAGCGCCTGAGAGCCCGTTTCTTTGAGATTGCCTACGCCACCATGCACACCACCGGCCAGGCCTATATGATGTCGTTCCAGGCGTCGGGGCCGCACGCGGCAGACCGGGCGCTGGAGGCCATCGCCGCAGGCCTGGAAGAACAAACCCGCTTTCCGGAGGCCGCGGCCTGGGAGAAGCCGATGGGCAAGTACAGCCTGAAACTGAACAAGACCTGGAAGCCCGTGCCAAAGGGCGTGGCCCTGGTGATCGGCTGCGCCACTTTCCCGACCTGGAACACCGTGCCGGGCATGTACGCCAGCCTCGTGACGGGCAACCCGGTCATCATCAAACCGCACCCCAAGGCCGTGCTGCCGATTGCCATTGTGGTGGCCGAGGTGCAGCGGGTGCTGCAGGAGGATGGCCTGAACCCGAACATCTGCCAGCTGGCCGTGGACGCGGACGACCGCCTCATTACCAAAGAACTGGCCGAGCATCCGCAGGTGAAACTGATAGACTACACCGGCGGCACCGCCTTCGGCAACTATATAGAGAACCTGCAAGGCAAAACCACTTTCACCGAGAAAACAGGCGTCAACTCCATTATTTTAGATTCGGTGGAGGACCTGGACAAGGTGGCGCAGAACCTGGCTTTCTCCGTTACTTTGTACTCCGGGCAGATGTGTACGGCGCCGCAAAACTTCTTCGTGCCGGAGGGCGGTATAAAGGTTGGCGGCGAGACGGTGCCGTACGAAGAGGTAGTGCATAAAATTGCTGATGCCGTGACGGCGCTGGTAAACAACCCGAAGGCGGCACCGCACATACTGGGCGCCATCCAAAACACGGCTACGATGGCAAGGGTAAAGGATGCCGCCCAACTGAACGGGAAAGAAGTGCTGAGCACCTGCGACTTCCAACACCCGCTGTTCGCCAACGCCCGCACCTGCACCCCAGTTATATATGAGGTGGACGCCACCGACGAGGAAAGCTACAGTCGTGAGCTGTTCGGCCCGATTGTGCTGATCATCAAGACGAAAGACACGTCCGAGTCGGTACGGATTGCGAAGGAGCTGGCGCAGCGCCACGGGGCGATTTCCTGTGGGGCCTACACCACCGACCCGGAGGTGAAGGAGCAGATCATGGATGAGATGGGGCTTGCGGGCACGCCGGTGTCGTTTAACCTGACAGGCGGTATCTATGTGAATCAGAATGCCGGCTTCTCTGACTTCCACGTGACTGGCGGCAACCCGGCGGGCAATGCTTCCTTCACAAACCCGGAGTTCGTGATCAAGCGCTTTACCTGGGTAGGCTTCCGTGAGCCTGCGGGGTAG